TCTTCTTCCAGAAAGCGAATGGCGTAACCACCTGCACTAACTACAAAAATTTCCTCACTGCCAGAAGTCAGGAAAACCCGAGAGAGTTCTTCATCCTCGTCAAGCTTGATCACCCGTATACCCCTTCGAGTTATGGAGACCAGCTCCAGAAGGTCCAATCTTTTTACCTTTCCCCGGCTGGTAACCATAAAAAGATAACGGGCTTCGCCGAAATCCTTGAGTGTCAAAAAGGAAAACACCCGCTCTCCTTCCTCCAGAGGAAGCAGATTAACAAGATGCGTTCCTTTAGCCTGACGACTTGCTTCCGGAAGCTGATAGGCCAGAAGTTGAAAGGCCCTGCCTTTGCTGGTAAAGAAAAGCACTCGGTGCAAGGTGGTAGAGACTGCAACCTGGCTCACAACATCTTCTTCTTTAATGTTCATTGCCGACACACCCTTACCACCTCTCCCCTGACGACGGTAAGCCTCAAGGGCCACTCTCTTAACATAGCCATCCCGGGTAAGGGTAATCACCACATCTTCTTCGGGAACCAGGTCTATTTCTTCGATAGTTTCCTCTTCTTCGACAATCCTGGTCCTTCTCGCATCCCCAAACTTTTCCTTAATCTCAAGCAGTTCCTTTTTAATCACCTCGAAAAGAGTCTGTTGATCGGAAAGAATCTTCTTTAGTTCCTGAATTTTTTGAAGGAGCTCCTGATGCTCTTTTTGCAACTTTTCTCTTTCCAGAGCCACCAGTCTCTGAAGGCGCATTTCAAGAATTGCCTGAGCCTGCTTTTCAGTGAAACCAAAGCGGATCATCAACCGTTCCCTTGCCTCTTCCACATTGCTGGAGCTGCGAATGGTCTCAATTACCATATCTATCATGTCCAGCGCTTTCAAAAACCCTTCTACAAGGTGAATTCTTTCTTCGGCCCGACGCAGTTCAAAAGTGCTTCTGCGCAAGACAACCTCCTTGCGGTGTTCAATGAAGTGGCGCAGGGCTTCTACCATACCCATTACCTCGGGCCTACCATTCACTAAAGCAAGGAGAATAACCCCAAAACTAACCTGCAAAGCAGTGTGTTTGTAGAGGTAGTTGAGAATGAACTGAGGATTGGCTCCCTTTTTCAACTCCAGGACTACACGTATTCCTTCACGGTCCGATTCATCGCGAACCTCGCCTATATCATTTAGCTTCTTCTCCTGGACAAGCCGGGCTATGTGTTCAACCAGACTTGCCTTATTCACCTGGTAGGGCAACTCTTTGATAACAATTGCCTTCTTACCTTTGCCAATCTCTTCAACCTCAGCCTCTCCCCGGATAACCAGCTTCCCTCGACCTGTATGAAAGTAATCCTTAATGCCTTTTCTTCCAATTACTTTTCCATAGGTAGGAAAATCCGGACCGGGTATAACTTTCAAAAGGTCTTTCCAGCTGGCCTGGGGTCGGTCAATGAGCAGTAGAGCACCATCTATAAGCTCTGAGAGATTGTGAGGGGGTATATTGGTAGCCATCCCGACAGCAATACCTGAGGCACCATTAGCCAAAAGCTGAGGGAAAGAAGCTGGAAGCACAACCGGTTCCTGTGCTGATTCATCGAAGTTAGGCATGAAATCCACGGTTTCTTTCTCAATATCTCGCAACATTTCTTCAGCAATGGAAGCCATCCTGACTTCGGTATAACGCATTGCTGCCGGGGGGTCTCCATCTATGGAACCAAAATTACCGTGACCATCGACCAGGGGATATCGGAAGGTGAAGTCTTGCGCCATGCGCACCAGTGCATCATAGACCGCCATGTCCCCATGGGGGTGGTACTTTCCAAGCACATCACCAACCACTCGAGCACTCTTGCGGTAAGCTTGAGTGGAACGAAGGCCCATTTCATACATAGAATAAAGTATGCGCCGCTGAACTGGCTTCAAGCCATCTCGAACATCTGGGAGAGCCCGTCCCACAATTACGCTCATTGCGTAACTCAGGTAGGCCTCTCGCATTTCATCTTTTATATCAACTGTTACGATACGTTCTCCCCGATTGTTGGTCACTTCAGACATCGCAAGCCTCCCAAAAACTAAATATCGAGATTAACAACTTCTCGAGCGTGCTCCCGGATAAATTCGCGCCGTGGATCGACCGCGTCTCCCATTAAAATACTGAAGATTTCCTCCGCTTCCAGGGCGTCCTCAAGAGTAACCTTTTTCAGAGTTCTGGTCTCAGGATTCATAGCAGTCATCCACAACTGCTCGGGGTTCATTTCTCCAAGACCTTTGTAGCGCTGGATAGAGTATTTCTTTCCCTTCAAATTTTTCAACAGAGACTCCAACTCCTGATCGCTGTAAGCATAATAGTCGTTCTTCCCTTCCCGCACCCTATAAAGCGGAGGTAGAGCAATATAAATATAGCCCTCCTCAATGAGCGGCCTCATATAGCGGTAAAAAAAGGTTAAAAGCAGGGTACGGATATGCGCTCCATCAACATCTGCATCAGTCATAATGATGATTTTGTGATACCGTAATTTTTTTTCCGAGAAATCAGCTCCCAAACCGCAGCCCAGTGCCGCCACAATGTTACGAATTTCCTCGCTCGACAGTATCCGACTCATACTGGCTTTTTCCACATTAAGAATCTTACCTCGCAAGGGCATTATAGCCTGGAACTGACGGTCCCTACCCTGTTTGGCTGAACCACCCGCAGAATCCCCTTCCACAATAAATATTTCCGATTTTAACGGGTCCTTCTCAACGCAGTCAGCCAGCTTCCCGGGCAAACTGGTAGATTCAATACTGTTTTTTTTACGGGCTATTTCTCGCGCCTTGCGAGCCGCCTGACGAGCTCTGACTGACTGAAGAACTTTATTCACAATGGCGCGTGCAATACCCGGATTTTCCTCAAAAAAGGTAGACAAAAACCGCATAGTAGTCTCTTCCACTAAACTCTTCAATTCTGCATTGCCCAGTTTGGTTTTGGTTTGACCTTCAAATTGGGGTTCTGGAAGTAAGATATTGACTACCGCACATAAGCCCTCTCTTACGTCGCTGCCGTTGGGGTACTCATCTTTATTTTTAACTAATTCGTACCTGGCAATGTAATCATTAATTACCCGAGTCAGGGCCGTTTTAAAACCTACAACGTGGGTACCACCTTCCGCCGTGCGGATGTTGTTGGCGAAAGAGAGCACATTTTCAAGATAGCCATCATTATACTGGAGAGCCACCTCTATCTTTATGTCATCCTTGTTTTCAGAAAAATAAATGGGTTCTGGGTGAATAGTGTTTTTACCCCGATTCAGGTGCTCCACCAGCGATTTAATTCCACCTTTAAAGTGGTATTTGCGCTCTTTACCGCTGCGTTCATCAACGAGCTGTATCGTTAAGCCCTCATTCAAGAAGGCAAGCTCTTTAAGGCGTTGAGCAACAATATCGAAATGGAAATTCGTGTCCTGGAAAATCTCGGGGTCTGGCTTAAAGCGAATTTTAGTACCTGTATGATCGGTGACACTAATTGGTCTCAAGTTTTCAATGGGTACACCCCTTCTATATCTCTGTTTCCAGATTTTTCCTGCTTGCGCAATTTCAACTTCCAGCCACTCTGACAAGGCGTTAACAACTGAAATACCGACTCCGTGCAAACCACCAGAAACCCGGTATACACCCTTATCGAACTTCCCACCGGCATGAAGTTTGGTAAGTACCACCTCAACAGCTGGTCTTCCAGCTTCGGGATGGATATCAGTAGGAATACCCCTACCGTTATCGGCCACGGTGACGCTTCCGTCGGTATGGAGAATCACCTTTATTTCATCACAGTAACCAGCAAGCGCCTCGTCAATACTGTTGTCCACCACCTCGAAAATAAGATGGTGCAAACCTTCCAGCCCAACGTTGCCAATATACATACTTGGACGCTTTCTTACTGCGTCCAGTCCTTCCAAAACTTTTATTTTTTCTGCGCTATATAGGGAATCTCCTGCATTCATCTTCATAGAACCAGCTTCACCTCATTAACCACAGAATATTTTCAACCTATCAACAACAATTCCCTCTTTTTTAAATTTTTCCTTGATTTCCTCTTCCCGACCTCTCACCTCGAGCACCCGGGTTGGTTCTGCAACCCTTATGTAGAGGGTACCCTTCACAAAACGCAGTGCTTCACAAAAAGACGCTATTTCCGGGAACAAGTCCTGAAAGCTGCCAACCGCACGGTAAATAGCAACTTTACCAGATAAACCTTGCTTTTCAAGGACTTCCTCTAAAATATTGCCAATCAAGACAGGTTCTTTACAAAAAAAACGAGTGGTGCCCTCCTCATCAGGCATCTTTTATCACTCTACCCCTCTCCAGATAGAAACTCCAGGTTTCTTCTTCAGGCAGAAGCTTTTTCCACTGCAACTCAGTAGTCGTGATAAACACTTGCTCCTCTCGAAAAACATCTCTAAGTAGAAACCGCCTTCTCTCTTCATCAAGGTCAGAAAAAACATCATCCAGTAAAATCACCACACCATAGCCCTTGGTAGATTTTATCACACTCGCTTCAGCAAGGCGTAGAGCTAAAGCGAGAGTTTTCTGTTCTCCCCAGGATGCAAAACTCCTTAAGTTTCTATTCTCTCTGATAAACTCTAAGTCATCGCGATGAGGACCACAGGAAGTAAAACCCCTTTCTCTGTCAAGAGGAAGAGCATCTCCAAGAGCTTTAAACAAAGCATCCCCAATTTCTATTTCCCCGTTTACGGCATACCCTGAAGTGCGATATCGTAAAATAACTTTACTGGCCTTATCTTCTATCCTTTCGCGGTATTTTTCAAAGAAAGGCGATAATAAGGCCAGATATTTTAAACGAGCCTTTACAATCCTGGAGCCCACCTCTGCTATCTTTTCAGTATATACGTCGAGTAGCTCTCGATTAAGTGGTTGCTTGAGAAGACAATTTCTTTGCTGAAGGATATCCCCGTAAGTCTTCAAAAGCAGTCTATAAGTTGGAGAAATAAAGGAAATAGCCTCATCCAAGAACTGACGTCTCTTAAAAGGGTTGCCAGAAATTATCTCCAAATCATCGGGGAAATACCCTACCACACAATCTCTCTTTTTCTCTTTCCGGTTATCCAGTCTCCAATCCCTCGCCTCAAGTCCTATCTTAACCTCTTTTTTAAAAAATAACTCACCGTCTCTAATAGTGGCGCCAAGATAAGCTTGAGCTTTTCCCCAGCGAATAAAATCTTCATTACGGTTCCCGCGAGGCGAGAAACCTCGTCCCAAGAAAAAAATAGCTTCTAAGAGATTACTCTTTCCTTGAGCATTACCCCCCCAAAAGACGTTAAAACGCTTTCCAAAAGTGAGTTCCGTGTCCTCTATATTCCTCCAATTCAAAAGAGCAAGCCTTTCAAAATACATTATTTGCTATTCTTCCAAACGGGTGGTCACTGGCATGAGCACATATCGAAAATCTTCTTTTTCACCGAAGATCATAGTAGGAGATAATTCACCACTTATACCTATGGACACTTTTTCCCAGGAGATCACTCTCAAAGCATCGGTGAGATATTTAACGTTGAAAGCAATTTTTATTCCCTGACCGTCTATAACAGCTGGAATTTCCTCCTTAGCTACTCCCCAATCCTGAGAAACACAGGATAAAACGAGAGATTTATCGCTCAGCTCAAAATCCACCACTCCTATTTCCCCCGAAACCACAACGGAAACCCTCTCCAGGGCCTCAAGGAGCACATCTCTATCAACCAATACCGTAACCACGAAGTTATCCGGAATAACCTGTTTGTACTCAGGAAATTCTCCCTCGATAAGTCTCGAAAAAAGAGTGAGTTCTCCACTTTCAAATAAAATGTCTCCATCACCAAGTGCTACCTTTATCTCTCCCTCTGCCAAACGGACAATCTCCATAGCCACTTTCTGAGGCACAATAACTCGCGTTTCCTTCCCTGATTCGAGTGTTCCCACCCTGCTTATGCTTAAGCGATGGCCGTCAGTAGCTGCCAGTTCAAGGTAGCCTTCAGTAAAGTTAAATTGCAAACCGGTAAGAGGAGGTCTCGTTTCATCTTTAGAAACTGCGAAGCTGGTTTGCATAACTGCCTCTTTCAGTCTTTCTGCGGATATTAAATAATAACCGTCGTCGGGAAAAGGTGGGAACAATGGAAAGTCCTGAGCTGGAAAGCCACTTAATTTATAAAAGCTTTTTCCAGAAGACAACTCAATGTTGTTCCCTGAAACCTGAATAATCACTTTATCCTTTAAAAGTCTGGAAAGGTTGTAAAGAACCTTTCCGGGAGCTACCACGCTTCCCTCTTCCAGCACAGACGCATTACAAACAAAAGAAAGGCCCATTTCCAGGTCCGAAGCAAGTAATTTAATTTGGTCCGAACCTACTGTCTCCATGAGGATACCCGAGAGAACAGGTAGAGGCGGTTTTGAGGATACTCCTTTGTATACTTTAGCCACCGCTTTTTTCAATTCCTCTCGAGAGATTTCGATTTTCATATTTTCCCATCACTCCTCTTACCTATTACTACTATCTTTAAAATATAACAAAAAAGGAGTAGTAATAGGCAATCGAAATTTTCTGGAAAAGTACCTGAACTGACTTTTAGACTTTGGATACAGCTTTTTAATAAACCATTAATAAACTGTAAAAGAGCTGTAGATAAACTGTGTTTTATTCTGCCAGTGACTTGATCTTTTCTATTAATCCACTTATTTCTTGAGCAAGTTGTGGATTTCTTTCCATATCGCTTTTGATTTTTTCAAAAGCGTGCAGAACAGTAGTGTGATCTCTTCCTCCAAACTCACTTCCTATGGAGGGAAGGGAAAGATCGGTGAGCTCCCTTGCCAGATACATGGCGATTTGGCGAGGATAAGCCAGTTCCTTAGTTCTTTTTTTCATCTTCATAGCTGAAGGCTTAATATTGAAGTGTTCAGCTACCACTTTCTGAATGGCTGCCACACTTATTTTTTTGGGATGCTTGCGGGGGATAATGTCCTTTAAAATTTCCTGGGCTATTTCTACAGTAGGGCTTATCTGATTCAGAGTACAGAAGGCTTTTATTCTAACCAGGGCTCCTTCCAGTTCCCGGATGTTAGAAGGAATTTTATCTGCTATAAAATAAATAACTTCGTCGGGAACTTCAATCATTTCCAATTCCGCTTTTTTACGTAAGATTGCGATACGAGTTTCAAGATCCGGAGGTTGAATGTCAGCAATAAGTCCCCATTCAAATCGAGAGCGAAGACGATCTTCTAAGGTGGGTATCTCTTTTGGGGGCCTATCGCTGGTAAGTACAATTTGCTTAAAGGCTTCGTATAAAGCATTAAAGGTATGAAAAAACTCTTCCTGGGTTCTCTCTTTACCGGCTAAGAATTGGATATCGTCTATTAATAGTACGTCAACGCTACGATACTTTTGTCTAAACTCCTCAGTTTTATCGTCTCTTATGGCGTTAATGAGTTCGTTGGTGAATTTCTCTGATGACGCATATACGACTCGAAGTTCTGGGTTATTACGAATGATATGATGGCCTATGGCGTGCATGAGGTGAGTTTTACCTAACCCCACTCCTCCATAGATAAAAAGCGGGTTGTAAGAACGAGCGGGACCCTCAGCTACCGCAAAAGCTGCAGCGTGTGCAAATTTATTACCATTTCCCACCACGAAACTTTCGAACGTATAACGAGGATTTAAGTTAGGTTTTTCGAAATCCTGGTTACTACCCGTTACTGTTGTTGTTCTTTTGTCGCTGGTTTCTGGGAAAAGCTTTCCGTCTACTACTACTTCGATGTTGGATAACGCTTCACGATTTCCCATTTGGGCGATTACCCCTTGCAGGGCCTGGAATATGGTTTCCAGATATTTTGCTTCCAGTTTTTCCTTCGAAAACTCGGTGGGTACGGCAACGGTTAATTTCCTATCCACAAGGGCAACTGGTATGATTGGCTCTATCCAGGCCTTAAACTCAGGGACGCTGAGCTGTTTTTCAACAATTTTTAGAGCACTTTTCCACAAGTTATTAAGACTTTCACGAGTCATTTTTTATGATTCCCCCACTTTTCAGGATTAATTCACAAAATTATCCACAAGACCCACCTAAATAGCCTTAATACTGATTTTTTCTGGTTTATTTTGTGCTGAAGTGGCACGGGTAAACAGTTTTGACTCCTACATTTAACCATAAAATACGCATTCTTGCAAGTTATCCACAAATTATCAACAACTGTGGATAAAATATTCGAAAGCCTCTAATAACTATCCAGCAAGTAATTCAACCATTTAAATAATCGTACATCGATTTGATAGTGTGAATTTTACTCTTCACAGGGATTACTTTACTTTCTCCAGGTTCTAAGAAAATGAAATTGTCGCTAAGCAATTCGTCGTCTTCAGTAATTATTTCCACTCCAAGAGCTGGATTCTTCCCGGAGGTGAGTTGTAAAATGCCATTTTGATGTACGAAACTTATTCCCGGGTCTTCCAGCTTCATGTCCCGATATGGGGCGAAGGTTTTGTAGTTTGAGTAAATATTGTCTTTCACGTTTACTCGAAGAAAGGCAATCCATTTCTGGGGTTCACTGACCTCGAATTCATCCACTGGCAAAACCCCGTCTCTGGGTAAGGTTATGTGATACTCCCTGTGTATTACCTGAGCTCCAGAAGTTGTAAATACCGAAAATTCCAGGGTTGCGGGTAAGAGTTCTTGATAATCGCTGACCACAAAAATTCCAGCTCTTCGGGAAGCCTTGTGATATTTAATGAGTGGTAAAATCTCTGCAAAGAAGCGCTTTGTATAGTAGTACAAGGCTTTGGGTCTACCGAAGTAATCTATTGCTGACCAACTTATTACCGGCCAACTATCGTTGAACTGCCAAAAGAGTGTTCCCGAGGTCAAGTATTTTCTCGAACGCCAGTGTTCGACACCAGATTTTATAGCTTCAGCCTGGTTTATTTGTGATAAGTAAAGTATGGTGTCGAAGTCTTTAATGAGACCGAATTGTGAAACGATGAAACGCACTATCCTTTCCATACCTTCTTCTTGTTTCTGGTGAGCCATGATGACTGGGTGAAAAATATCTTGCTCCTTTCTGGTGGCAAAGAAATCTACTGTTTTTCGGTGTGGAAAAGCTTGAAAGCCGAACTCACTGATAAAACGCCCATCGTTTTGTGTATAGTATTCATAGTTTTGCCATTTGCTCCAAACTTCC
This portion of the Thermatribacter velox genome encodes:
- the gyrA gene encoding DNA gyrase subunit A; this encodes MSEVTNNRGERIVTVDIKDEMREAYLSYAMSVIVGRALPDVRDGLKPVQRRILYSMYEMGLRSTQAYRKSARVVGDVLGKYHPHGDMAVYDALVRMAQDFTFRYPLVDGHGNFGSIDGDPPAAMRYTEVRMASIAEEMLRDIEKETVDFMPNFDESAQEPVVLPASFPQLLANGASGIAVGMATNIPPHNLSELIDGALLLIDRPQASWKDLLKVIPGPDFPTYGKVIGRKGIKDYFHTGRGKLVIRGEAEVEEIGKGKKAIVIKELPYQVNKASLVEHIARLVQEKKLNDIGEVRDESDREGIRVVLELKKGANPQFILNYLYKHTALQVSFGVILLALVNGRPEVMGMVEALRHFIEHRKEVVLRRSTFELRRAEERIHLVEGFLKALDMIDMVIETIRSSSNVEEARERLMIRFGFTEKQAQAILEMRLQRLVALEREKLQKEHQELLQKIQELKKILSDQQTLFEVIKKELLEIKEKFGDARRTRIVEEEETIEEIDLVPEEDVVITLTRDGYVKRVALEAYRRQGRGGKGVSAMNIKEEDVVSQVAVSTTLHRVLFFTSKGRAFQLLAYQLPEASRQAKGTHLVNLLPLEEGERVFSFLTLKDFGEARYLFMVTSRGKVKRLDLLELVSITRRGIRVIKLDEDEELSRVFLTSGSEEIFVVSAGGYAIRFLEEEVRSMGRSASGVRGITLRNGDEVVGACSLSGARFVLVVSERGMGKKLDLSDFPCHHRGGKGLRVMRVSQRTGKVVDILPICEEGDVLVSTQKGMLIRINSLEIPVQGRITQGVRLIRLDRGDSISSLALVEKE
- the gyrB gene encoding DNA topoisomerase (ATP-hydrolyzing) subunit B, which gives rise to MKMNAGDSLYSAEKIKVLEGLDAVRKRPSMYIGNVGLEGLHHLIFEVVDNSIDEALAGYCDEIKVILHTDGSVTVADNGRGIPTDIHPEAGRPAVEVVLTKLHAGGKFDKGVYRVSGGLHGVGISVVNALSEWLEVEIAQAGKIWKQRYRRGVPIENLRPISVTDHTGTKIRFKPDPEIFQDTNFHFDIVAQRLKELAFLNEGLTIQLVDERSGKERKYHFKGGIKSLVEHLNRGKNTIHPEPIYFSENKDDIKIEVALQYNDGYLENVLSFANNIRTAEGGTHVVGFKTALTRVINDYIARYELVKNKDEYPNGSDVREGLCAVVNILLPEPQFEGQTKTKLGNAELKSLVEETTMRFLSTFFEENPGIARAIVNKVLQSVRARQAARKAREIARKKNSIESTSLPGKLADCVEKDPLKSEIFIVEGDSAGGSAKQGRDRQFQAIMPLRGKILNVEKASMSRILSSEEIRNIVAALGCGLGADFSEKKLRYHKIIIMTDADVDGAHIRTLLLTFFYRYMRPLIEEGYIYIALPPLYRVREGKNDYYAYSDQELESLLKNLKGKKYSIQRYKGLGEMNPEQLWMTAMNPETRTLKKVTLEDALEAEEIFSILMGDAVDPRREFIREHAREVVNLDI
- a CDS encoding DciA family protein, coding for MPDEEGTTRFFCKEPVLIGNILEEVLEKQGLSGKVAIYRAVGSFQDLFPEIASFCEALRFVKGTLYIRVAEPTRVLEVRGREEEIKEKFKKEGIVVDRLKIFCG
- a CDS encoding DNA replication/repair protein RecF codes for the protein MYFERLALLNWRNIEDTELTFGKRFNVFWGGNAQGKSNLLEAIFFLGRGFSPRGNRNEDFIRWGKAQAYLGATIRDGELFFKKEVKIGLEARDWRLDNRKEKKRDCVVGYFPDDLEIISGNPFKRRQFLDEAISFISPTYRLLLKTYGDILQQRNCLLKQPLNRELLDVYTEKIAEVGSRIVKARLKYLALLSPFFEKYRERIEDKASKVILRYRTSGYAVNGEIEIGDALFKALGDALPLDRERGFTSCGPHRDDLEFIRENRNLRSFASWGEQKTLALALRLAEASVIKSTKGYGVVILLDDVFSDLDEERRRFLLRDVFREEQVFITTTELQWKKLLPEEETWSFYLERGRVIKDA
- the dnaN gene encoding DNA polymerase III subunit beta, which translates into the protein MKIEISREELKKAVAKVYKGVSSKPPLPVLSGILMETVGSDQIKLLASDLEMGLSFVCNASVLEEGSVVAPGKVLYNLSRLLKDKVIIQVSGNNIELSSGKSFYKLSGFPAQDFPLFPPFPDDGYYLISAERLKEAVMQTSFAVSKDETRPPLTGLQFNFTEGYLELAATDGHRLSISRVGTLESGKETRVIVPQKVAMEIVRLAEGEIKVALGDGDILFESGELTLFSRLIEGEFPEYKQVIPDNFVVTVLVDRDVLLEALERVSVVVSGEIGVVDFELSDKSLVLSCVSQDWGVAKEEIPAVIDGQGIKIAFNVKYLTDALRVISWEKVSIGISGELSPTMIFGEKEDFRYVLMPVTTRLEE
- the dnaA gene encoding chromosomal replication initiator protein DnaA; the protein is MTRESLNNLWKSALKIVEKQLSVPEFKAWIEPIIPVALVDRKLTVAVPTEFSKEKLEAKYLETIFQALQGVIAQMGNREALSNIEVVVDGKLFPETSDKRTTTVTGSNQDFEKPNLNPRYTFESFVVGNGNKFAHAAAFAVAEGPARSYNPLFIYGGVGLGKTHLMHAIGHHIIRNNPELRVVYASSEKFTNELINAIRDDKTEEFRQKYRSVDVLLIDDIQFLAGKERTQEEFFHTFNALYEAFKQIVLTSDRPPKEIPTLEDRLRSRFEWGLIADIQPPDLETRIAILRKKAELEMIEVPDEVIYFIADKIPSNIRELEGALVRIKAFCTLNQISPTVEIAQEILKDIIPRKHPKKISVAAIQKVVAEHFNIKPSAMKMKKRTKELAYPRQIAMYLARELTDLSLPSIGSEFGGRDHTTVLHAFEKIKSDMERNPQLAQEISGLIEKIKSLAE